The following DNA comes from Sorex araneus isolate mSorAra2 chromosome 5, mSorAra2.pri, whole genome shotgun sequence.
cacaggggttactcctggctctgcactcaggaattacccctggcggtgctcaggggaccatatgggatgctgggatttgaacccgggtcggccgcgtgcaaggcaaacgccctacccgctgtgctatctctccagcccccatgggacCCCTTCTTTTGGGATTTTAGAAACAAAGGACAACTGAGACTtaggtcaagtaaatatgacggatgtccaggagtaaatattatccgGAGTTAActctaagttacaaaagcatacatTGACTATCTTCCTGGGgctcaagcaatagcacagcggggagggtatttgtcttgcacgcggcccacccgggctcgacccccagcatcccacatggtccctcaaacactgtcaggagtaattcctgagtgcagagccaagagtaacccctgtgcatcgctgggtgtgacccaaaaagcaaaaaacaaacaaaaaaatcaaaacctatCTTCCtatatctatacaaaaaaggtcgttgctctaaaataaactatgcaaaggacataaaggaaagagaaaagcagtatttcacttaaatataaaaagtccagagtcctcagaagaatttggCACAAGTtacaggtctgatttggggatatttatgattaaaaattggGGGAGAAAGAGCATAAAGGAGAGGTTAAAgctaaacacagaggattgggagtgcctgatggaactgggtgtgcctcaggagcactgtgatgggagtaactccctgggggggagggggcgaaaGACAAGCCAATGTCAAGCCTAAATGCCTAGACCTGTAATCCAACAGTGAAACCTGTGAGGACGCCACAGTGGACACTACAGCAGCCCTTCACTGGAGTCTCCCTTCAGCTGATGACAACTTCAGAGAGGCCAAGGCAAGGAAAGTTGGGCGTGAGGACAGGGGCAATGGGACGGCGCCTCTCTAGCACAGAGATAAGCCAGGTTCCATCCTACCCTGGGCactggcagtgacccctgagcaccgccgggggtcaCCCCAAACCACAACAAAGCGAGGCAAGCTCTCTGCGGCCAACGGGGCCAGGTGGGAGAACTCCAGGCTGCTCCCAGCCCgcagcccgcaaggcagagtgCCCTGTCCTGCAGCGGAGGGAGCTACTCCAGAGGAGAAGTTCACAAGGGGGCACTGGACACTCCAGGCCCTCCAGGCGCGCAGGCCCAGCAGCCGAGCCGGGAGAGGCCAGCAGGCGTGTGCTAGGGCGGCCAGTCCCCTGCACAGACCGACACCCAGACACCGAGAGCGTGCTGTGCGGGCGGGTGGAAGCCCACGAGGACCCCGTCTCCCGGGCCGCGGCCTCTCCTCCCGCTCCAgcctcttgctccagccccgccggCGGACACTGGCCCCGAGTCCCGCACTTCCAGAACCATCAGCAGGACGGTTCTGCGTCGCGCAAGTGGACCagatggggtgggcggggccggaaGTGAGGGACCGGAAACGGGGCAGGTCAGTTTCCGCCGGAAGTGAGGCTCTGCCCGCCAAATCCGAACGGGCGGCTTGGCGGGCCAGGCCGGACCGGGGCGCCGGGTCCAGGGAGCTCCCCGCAGAGGCTGCGAGACGCGACACCCAAGTACCGGTCTCCCACCCGTGCTCGGGGCACGCGCGGGCGGTGCTCGACTACAACTTCCGGCAGGCCTGGCGCCGGCCGCGGGCCTGGCCCTGGCCGCCCCGCCGCGCTGCATCCTGGGACCTGTAGTTCCTCGCGCGGCGTGGTTCCGGGGGGTCGTGGCGGGGAAGGGCGAGTTCAGGCGTCCGGGCTGCCCCGCAGGGGGCCCAGCGTCtgtgccctgcccggccccctgaGCGCCGCCCCGTCTGTGCCCCAGAGCTGCCCGACGGACGCCGCGACCACCCGCTGCCATGCCCCGGGTCACGCTGCGCGGGGTGGCCGTGGACTTCCCCTTCCAGCCGTACCCGTGCCAGGAGGAGTACATGAGCCGGGTGCTGCAGTGTCTGCAGGAGGTACGGCCGGGCGGGGGCTGCCCCGCGCGAGGGGCGGGGTCGGCCGGCCCGGGCGGACCGGACAGtgccggccccgccctcccgcgcTGCTGTCCCCCCAGAAGGTGAACGGCATCCTGGAGAGCCCCACGGGCACCGGCAAGACCCTGAGCCTGCTGTGCGCCACGCTGGCCTGGCGCGAGCACCTGCGCGACGCCCTGTCCGTCCGCCAGATCGCCGAGAGGACGGCCGGCGACGCTGTCCTCTCCCTGGACCCGGCGTCCTGGGGGAGCGGGGCCGCGCCCGCTGGAGATGGCCCGGGTACAGCCCCCACTCCAGTCTCCGCCCTGACCCCACCTGCCGCGCCTCTGCTGCACCCATTCTCGCCGCCTGGGCAGAACCCTGGACCTGGGCAGGGCTCATGGGCTGGACCCTGTGGGCAGCCCCGAGCGTCCCTGGGCACctctgttttgtgctcaggggcctctgacTGTTTTTTTTCACCAGCTTGCTATGCGGATATCCCAAAGGTCATCTACGCCTCCAGGACACACTCACAGCTCAGCCAGGTCATCGGGGAGCTGCGCAGCACCTGCTACCGGTGTGTCCACAGTCCCGGTTGGTGCTGTGCTGCCCGGTGTGGGAGGAGGCAGAgcaggcccctcccaggcccggGTGCTCCCTGCAGAGCCCACATCATGGTCCCCGCGTGCCTTCCCCACAGGCCCCGGGTATGCGTGCTGGGCTCTCGGGAGCAGCTCTGTGTCCACCCTGACGTGCGGAAGCAGGAGAGCTGCCACGTGCAGGTGGGCTGCCTGGGCGAGGGCAGGACACTGGGGGCGGGCAGTTCTGGGTGGCCGTGGGCGTACCTCCTCTCCCCCAGCCGGCCACAGGGGTCCCTGTCCTTGCTCTCCTGCTCTCAGATCCACTTGTGCCGCAAGAAGGTGGCCACGCGGTCCTGTCATTTCTACAACAATGTGGAGGGTGAGGCCGTGGTTGTCTGGTGCCCCCTGGGACGGCCGTGGGCAGGTGTCCGGATGGCCTGGTGGCAGCTCCTCCTGGAGGCTGCCTCAGGCGTTCCCTTCCTGTCCCTTCCTGTGGGCAGCCTCCCTGGTTTTCCCGAGCAAGGGTCATCCCCTCTGGCCAGCTGCAGAGCTGGGCTCCACTCCCCTGCAACATGTTGGGGAGTCACAGGGGTGGGGGTCTCTGCTGGGAAATGGTGCTGGGAGGAGGCTGCGCTGCCCCAGGACAGGCCAAGGTTGGGGGTCCCAGGTGGCCTGGTTGGGCCTGGTCCCATGGAAGCCGGAGACCTTTGGCACCCAGATGGCCGGCAGCAACCCGGGGAGGGGACCGGTAACTGCCCTCCTTGTGGGGACCCTGAGGCCCCCAAAGGCTTATGTCTTCCCCGACTGTCCCTAGAGAAGAGCTTGGAAAAGGAGCTGGCCACTCCCATCCTGGACATTGAGGACCTGGTCAGGGCCGGGAACAAGCACAAGTGAGTGGAGGAGACTGGCTGCAGGCCTGTGTGCCTCGTCCTGGGCTCTGCCCTCTGGGACTGAGTGGGCGTCCTGGCCTCCCCGACCCCGCCGCTGTCCCTCGCACCTGGCTCCTCGGGACTGTCTGGAGTGGGGCGGGGGAAATCGCAGAGAGCTCGGGTGTTGTCGGGAGCCGGAGCTCTGCCATGGGCCTCCCTCCAGGCCCTGTGACCACCATGTGTCAGTGCAGCTGTGTCCTCCCAGCTCAGCCCACCAGACCCCGTGTCCCTGTAGGCCTGGGTGTGAGGTTggctctgcagtgctcatggTCGTTCTGCCTCCCGACCCAGGCTGTGCCCCTACTACCTGGCTCGGAACCTACGGCAGCAGGCAGATATCATCTTTATGCCGTACAACTACCTGCTGGACCCCAAGGTGAGGCAGGACAGGAAGGAAGTGGAGGGGCGTGTCCTTGAGTGTCGCAGCGTTCTCAGACCGCAGCCCTGCTGGCCCCGGCCCACGTAGCTGGCACGACCAGCTGCCACCAGCCCCTCTCACCCTAGAGTCGCCAGGCGCACGGCATCGACCTGAAGGGCGCCGTCATCATTTTTGACGAGGCTCATAATGTGGTGAGTGTCGGGGTGCCAGGCCCTCCGCTGTATCCAGGGCCTCTGTTCTGTGCCTCCCTCTGCCCTATATGGCCATACCAGCCCTTGCCCCCCAGCGCTGCTCTTGGCAGGGGTCACAGGGGTGGCATGTCGACAGCTTAGTTCATCCCGAGCCTTAGCGGCTGGACAGGACGGGTCTGGGCTGCCTTGCCTTGTGCCCAGCTCCTGCTCGCTCTGACGTCGCTGTCGGCTCCCAGGAGCGTATGTGTGAGGAGTCGGCATCTTTTGACCTCACACCCCACGACATTGCCTCTGGGCTGGACACCATCAGCCAGTTGCTGGAGGAGCAGGCCCGGGCCGCACAGCAGGGGGACCTGGGTCTGGCGTTCAGTGTGGACTCCCCCAGTGCAGGTGAGCGGTGGGCAGggaagtgggggcaggggagccaTGGTGAAAGCCGGGTGGGCCCTGACCCAGCTGAGCAGGCGCTGTTCAAGGCGGGCCTTTGGGGTGGCACCAGCTCTCGGAGGGGTGAAGCTGCCGCCCTCTTTCTggcccccctgagcccaccgAGCCAGTGAGGGAGGCTCTCAGCCATGGACGGCTTCCCGGCCCTGAGGCCCTCTGCACCCTGAGTGTGTGGGGTAGAGACTGGCTGTTGGGGCTGGTGCACCCGTGGGTGTCCGGGGAGACCCTGGGTTCTCGTGGGCTGACCAGGTGAGTGGCTGTGTCCATGGTCAGTGTTGCAGCCGTGAGCCCCCTCCTTTGCTCTCCCTGCTCCTGTCCCCATGGTGGCTGCTGTACCCTCTGACGGGCCGTGGGGGTGGATTTGGCTGCCAGTCTCAGGCTCCTTGTGGTGCAGGGGGTCTCGGCTGCGCTTGCCGTGAGCCTGCTGTTTGTCTGGGTCTCTGCAGCATGGGGGTCTGCACGGTGGGGGTGGGTGCCTGTTCTGCATCTGGGGTTGGCACCAGCCCTTGTCTTGTGCAGGGCTGAGCCTGGAGCTGGAGGATGTGGCCAAGCTGAAGAGTGAGTATTGCTGCTGGCGGGGGCTCTGGTAGCCAGCCGGGGCGGCCCTGACCGTCCTCGCTCCTTGCAGTGGTCCTGCTCCGTCTGGAGGCCGCCATCGACGCCGTCCAGCTGCCAGGAGACGGAGGGGGCGTCACTAAGCCCGGGAGGTGAGGCGCCGGCACCTGCCACCCACGGGCCTTGGCCTCACTCTGGAGGTGTCCTGCCACTCCCCCACACGTGTGGCCCGTGGTGGCCGGGAGCCCGTCTGAGCAGAGGACAGGGCTGGGCGTTGGTGCCGGCgcgacacccctccccccacggcTCTCTCCTCCCAGCTACATCTTCCAGCTCTTGGCCGAAGCCCAGATAACGGCACAGACCAAGGCCTGCATCGTGGACTCCCTGGAGCAGATCATCCAGCAGCTGGCCGGGCGTGAGTGCCACCGTGTGCTGCCCCTGTCTTGCCGTGCCCCTCGGGGATGACTGATGACTGTAGGAGGCTGTGGGCAGGGTCTGCCCGGAGCCCGGTCACCTGGCGGGTTAGCGGGTAGCGGGGGCCTTCTGCTGGTTTGTGGCTCCCAGGGCCCGTGGGAGGTCAGTGGACATTGCTCCCACAGGAGCAGGCCCGTTCACACACACGGCAGGGCTGCAGAAGCTGGTGGACATCGTCCAGGTAGGACTGGGGCAGGCACTGCCCTGAGCGTGGGCTGCCCACCACACGTCCTGTCAGCCCCTGGTGCCCAGGGAGCAAGGACCTAGCCGCCATTCCTCACCCAACTGAACCCTTCTCTGGACGGCCAATGGGCGTCAAGAGCGAAGTTCTGGGGAAAGCACTCGCCCCGGCCTGCTGCCCACAAGCCCACCCTGACCTTCCCAGCCCCTGCTCGCGGCCCCTCGCAGCCCTTCTCTGCCAGTCTGGCATCTCCACGACTCCGGGTGGCCCAGGGAGGGTGTGGGTGCCGGGGCGCTGGTGAGGGGGAGCTCCACAGTGTGCCCACTGTCCCCATCAgcggggcctggggccagagacagcctCTCTGTCCCCTCTTGCTCATCGCCATCAGCGTGAGGCTTGCTGGCCCGTGGGGGTgctgcctggggctgggcccGTGCTGGCATTAGCAGGCAGGTGACCACattgtcctctcccccttcctcgcGTGGCTGGCCCTGGGGTCCTGGCACTGTTGGCTGCTGCCAGCCGCCTCCACGTGCCCcttgtgggggtgacaggagcTGCGGTTGCTGCTGCCTCGGCCCCTGCAGGTCACCGAGATGGCCCATCACTGCCCACTGCAGGGCCACAAGTCCTGCTGAGCGCTACCCACCCCTTTCCAGATGGTCTTCACCTCAGACTCTGCACAGGATGGGCCTGGCTCCGGGGGGGATTTAGGAGTCTCTCAGTTCTACAAGGTGCGGGCACTGCCCAGGACTCCCGGCGGGGGGGGTCTCTgctgggcactgcccagggctcCCGGGGGTCTCTGCTGGGCACTGCCTCGGGCCCCTGTGGGCAGCTCTGCTCATCTGTGGTGCCCCCAGGTACACATCCACCCGGACACCAGCCAGCGGAGGACAGCCCAGCGGGCAGATGCCTGGAGCAGCCCCGTGGCCCGGAAGTCAGGTGGGGGCAGTGCCCAAGCCCAGGTGCCTCATTCCACGCGGCTCAGCCCTGAGAAACGCACCAGTGCCAAGCTGGCTTCGCCAGCGCCCAGAGCAGCTCCCACGGggaactcctggctgtgcccccaCTGCTGCCCTGGGGCCCATGGACTGGGCAGGGGTTACTGCTTGGGCGCGGGCTCATGTCCCCGCTGGCGTCAagctggtctggtctggtctgggcCCAGGGCTGTGCACGCTGGCTAGTGTCTGAGGGCCCAAGTTGTCTAGCGTGCGGTCACTCTAGCCTGACCTCTGCGGCGGGTCTCAGGCTCCTGCAGTCATGCCCAGCCCCAATGTCCTCACCGGCCTCTTCCTGAGAGTCACAGGGGCCACGGGAGTCGGGCCGAGCATGGGGTCCTTGGTGGGGATCACTGGCCCCCCCCGTCGCTCCTCCCATGGGGCTGGTGGCCAGGAACTGCCCCCACCCGGGGGTGGGGATGCTGGCCATGGGGGTTAGCTGGCACCCTGCCCCAGCTCTTGCGGCCCACCCTCTGACTCTGTCCCCAGGGAAGGTGCTGAGTTACTGGTGcttcagccctgggcacagcctgcGGGAGCTGGTCGTGCGGGGTGCCCGCAGCATCATCCTCACCAGCGGCACCCTGGCACCCGTGGCCTCCTTCGCCCAGGAGATGCAGATGTGAGGTTGCTTCCTATCCCTGGCGTCTCCCCCTCGGGGTGCTGGGGTGTGGCCTCACCACCTCCCTCCCATCCGCAGCCCCTTCCCTGTGTCCCTGGAGAACCCTCACGTCATTGGCCAGCACCAGGTCTGGGTGGGCATCGTCCCCAAGGGCCCAGATGGAGCCCAGCTGAGCTCGGCCTTCGACAAGCGGTAGGACGGGAGTggcgggggctggtgggggctgaTGGGGGCAGGAGAGGCCGGGCGGGGACCCAGCTCTGGTGTCCTGTGCTTCCAGGTTCTCCGAGGAGtgcctgtcttccctggggaAGGCGCTAGGTGAGActtccctggggcctggggcctcctgcccccctgctgctctcccctctcccccccccccttctaaCTCGACGCGCTCGACCTGCAGGCAACATCGCTCGTGTGGTCCCCCACGGGCTCCTGGTCTTCTTCCCTTCCTACCCGGTCCTGGAGAAGAGCCTGGACTTCTGGCAGGTGCTCCCCGCCCTGGCCCCCGGGACGCCCCCAGAGCCAGAGCTTGCCCGCCTGTGTGCGACCCGGCCCCCTGCCCATCCTGCAGGCCCGGGACTTGGCCAAGAAGCTGGAGACCCTGAAGCCCGTGTTTGTGGAGCCCAGGGGCAAAGGCAACTTCTCCCAGGTTGgtgccccctcacccctgtgGCCCTGGGGCGTGACCCTGGCTCAGCTGTCCCCTCTGCTGCCCCGCTGAGG
Coding sequences within:
- the RTEL1 gene encoding regulator of telomere elongation helicase 1 isoform X4, with the translated sequence MPRVTLRGVAVDFPFQPYPCQEEYMSRVLQCLQEKVNGILESPTGTGKTLSLLCATLAWREHLRDALSVRQIAERTAGDAVLSLDPASWGSGAAPAGDGPACYADIPKVIYASRTHSQLSQVIGELRSTCYRPRVCVLGSREQLCVHPDVRKQESCHVQIHLCRKKVATRSCHFYNNVEEKSLEKELATPILDIEDLVRAGNKHKLCPYYLARNLRQQADIIFMPYNYLLDPKSRQAHGIDLKGAVIIFDEAHNVERMCEESASFDLTPHDIASGLDTISQLLEEQARAAQQGDLGLAFSVDSPSAGLSLELEDVAKLKMVLLRLEAAIDAVQLPGDGGGVTKPGSYIFQLLAEAQITAQTKACIVDSLEQIIQQLAGRAGPFTHTAGLQKLVDIVQMVFTSDSAQDGPGSGGDLGVSQFYKVHIHPDTSQRRTAQRADAWSSPVARKSGKVLSYWCFSPGHSLRELVVRGARSIILTSGTLAPVASFAQEMQIPFPVSLENPHVIGQHQVWVGIVPKGPDGAQLSSAFDKRFSEECLSSLGKALGNIARVVPHGLLVFFPSYPVLEKSLDFWQARDLAKKLETLKPVFVEPRGKGNFSQVMDSYYARIAAPGSSGAAFLAVCRGKASEGLDFADSNGRGVVITGLPYPPRKDPRVVLKMQFLDEMRGQSGAGQFLSGHEWYRLQASRAVNQAIGRVIRHRHDYGAVFLCDHRFAHPDARAQLPSWVRPHVRVYTNFGHVVRDVAQFFRVAQKTMPVPVPRAVSPGLAAGEGVVPPAPASPLPTRQARSLDLHVPSLQRGDAGSPRSRDVVGSLCVEYVQEMGRVPKRPQGLLAALERSEQQAGEVPCGEEEHQERPAGPTATRRGGRKRIRLVSRPQEGPADQTQTDKAKLFMVAVKQALSPAAFQAFAHALRDYKASDDFQALGARLRPLFGEDPKKYCLFQGFYQFVRPHHKQRFEELCLQLTGQGCLPRPAASGSSGKKELQPKLTASQGTARQLNPGEHLNQGGPHLTTGAAPAEAPGLEPSSATSEGQYLERVHRALGPGGRDQLQAVLVSYRQDGDLGKALAVVADLTTERPEDFPLLQGFGAFLRPEHRLQFLQTCCDLTGLPACPEELPGSRPGSPDPDPGTCRPGG
- the RTEL1 gene encoding regulator of telomere elongation helicase 1 isoform X1, giving the protein MPRVTLRGVAVDFPFQPYPCQEEYMSRVLQCLQEKVNGILESPTGTGKTLSLLCATLAWREHLRDALSVRQIAERTAGDAVLSLDPASWGSGAAPAGDGPACYADIPKVIYASRTHSQLSQVIGELRSTCYRPRVCVLGSREQLCVHPDVRKQESCHVQIHLCRKKVATRSCHFYNNVEEKSLEKELATPILDIEDLVRAGNKHKLCPYYLARNLRQQADIIFMPYNYLLDPKSRQAHGIDLKGAVIIFDEAHNVERMCEESASFDLTPHDIASGLDTISQLLEEQARAAQQGDLGLAFSVDSPSAGLSLELEDVAKLKMVLLRLEAAIDAVQLPGDGGGVTKPGSYIFQLLAEAQITAQTKACIVDSLEQIIQQLAGRAGPFTHTAGLQKLVDIVQMVFTSDSAQDGPGSGGDLGVSQFYKVHIHPDTSQRRTAQRADAWSSPVARKSGKVLSYWCFSPGHSLRELVVRGARSIILTSGTLAPVASFAQEMQIPFPVSLENPHVIGQHQVWVGIVPKGPDGAQLSSAFDKRFSEECLSSLGKALGNIARVVPHGLLVFFPSYPVLEKSLDFWQARDLAKKLETLKPVFVEPRGKGNFSQVMDSYYARIAAPGSSGAAFLAVCRGKASEGLDFADSNGRGVVITGLPYPPRKDPRVVLKMQFLDEMRGQSGAGQFLSGHEWYRLQASRAVNQAIGRVIRHRHDYGAVFLCDHRFAHPDARAQLPSWVRPHVRVYTNFGHVVRDVAQFFRVAQKTMPVPVPRAVSPGLAAGEGVVPPAPASPLPTRQARSLDLHVPSLQRGDAGSPRSRDVVGSLCVEYVQEMGRVPKRPQGLLAALERSEQQAGEVPCGEEEHQERPAGPTATRRGGRKRIRLVSRPQEGPADQTQTDKAKLFMVAVKQALSPAAFQAFAHALRDYKASDDFQALGARLRPLFGEDPKKYCLFQGFYQFVRPHHKQRFEELCLQLTGQGCLPRPAASGSSGKKELQPKLTASQGTARQLNPGEHLNQGGPHLTTGAAPAEAPGLEPSSATSEGQYLERVHRALGPGGRDQLQAVLVSYRQDGDLGKALAVVADLTTERPEDFPLLQGKATCRTPPRGLSALPAGACCPGCREQDVLFQCPSCAAQRCRPCWRPPARAARRCPVCGSAVRRRRLTQVFWPERQEWGGCAGAPQT
- the RTEL1 gene encoding regulator of telomere elongation helicase 1 isoform X3; the protein is MPRVTLRGVAVDFPFQPYPCQEEYMSRVLQCLQEKVNGILESPTGTGKTLSLLCATLAWREHLRDALSVRQIAERTAGDAVLSLDPASWGSGAAPAGDGPACYADIPKVIYASRTHSQLSQVIGELRSTCYRPRVCVLGSREQLCVHPDVRKQESCHVQIHLCRKKVATRSCHFYNNVEEKSLEKELATPILDIEDLVRAGNKHKLCPYYLARNLRQQADIIFMPYNYLLDPKSRQAHGIDLKGAVIIFDEAHNVERMCEESASFDLTPHDIASGLDTISQLLEEQARAAQQGDLGLAFSVDSPSAGLSLELEDVAKLKMVLLRLEAAIDAVQLPGDGGGVTKPGSYIFQLLAEAQITAQTKACIVDSLEQIIQQLAGHGLHLRLCTGWAWLRGGFRSLSVLQGTHPPGHQPAEDSPAGRCLEQPRGPEVREGAELLVLQPWAQPAGAGRAGCPQHHPHQRHPGTRGLLRPGDADPLPCVPGEPSRHWPAPGLGGHRPQGPRWSPAELGLRQAVLRGVPVFPGEGARQHRSCGPPRAPGLLPFLPGPGEEPGLLARDLAKKLETLKPVFVEPRGKGNFSQVMDSYYARIAAPGSSGAAFLAVCRGKASEGLDFADSNGRGVVITGLPYPPRKDPRVVLKMQFLDEMRGQSGAGQFLSGHEWYRLQASRAVNQAIGRVIRHRHDYGAVFLCDHRFAHPDARAQLPSWVRPHVRVYTNFGHVVRDVAQFFRVAQKTMPVPVPRAVSPGLAAGEGVVPPAPASPLPTRQARSLDLHVPSLQRGDAGSPRSRDVVGSLCVEYVQEMGRVPKRPQGLLAALERSEQQAGEVPCGEEEHQERPAGPTATRRGGRKRIRLVSRPQEGPADQTQTDKAKLFMVAVKQALSPAAFQAFAHALRDYKASDDFQALGARLRPLFGEDPKKYCLFQGFYQFVRPHHKQRFEELCLQLTGQGCLPRPAASGSSGKKELQPKLTASQGTARQLNPGEHLNQGGPHLTTGAAPAEAPGLEPSSATSEGQYLERVHRALGPGGRDQLQAVLVSYRQDGDLGKALAVVADLTTERPEDFPLLQGKATCRTPPRGLSALPAGACCPGCREQDVLFQCPSCAAQRCRPCWRPPARAARRCPVCGSAVRRRRLTQVFWPERQEWGGCAGAPQT
- the RTEL1 gene encoding regulator of telomere elongation helicase 1 isoform X2 produces the protein MPRVTLRGVAVDFPFQPYPCQEEYMSRVLQCLQEKVNGILESPTGTGKTLSLLCATLAWREHLRDALSVRQIAERTAGDAVLSLDPASWGSGAAPAGDGPACYADIPKVIYASRTHSQLSQVIGELRSTCYRPRVCVLGSREQLCVHPDVRKQESCHVQIHLCRKKVATRSCHFYNNVEEKSLEKELATPILDIEDLVRAGNKHKLCPYYLARNLRQQADIIFMPYNYLLDPKSRQAHGIDLKGAVIIFDEAHNVERMCEESASFDLTPHDIASGLDTISQLLEEQARAAQQGDLGLAFSVDSPSAGLSLELEDVAKLKMVLLRLEAAIDAVQLPGDGGGVTKPGSYIFQLLAEAQITAQTKACIVDSLEQIIQQLAGRAGPFTHTAGLQKLVDIVQMVFTSDSAQDGPGSGGDLGVSQFYKVHIHPDTSQRRTAQRADAWSSPVARKSGKVLSYWCFSPGHSLRELVVRGARSIILTSGTLAPVASFAQEMQIPFPVSLENPHVIGQHQVWVGIVPKGPDGAQLSSAFDKRFSEECLSSLGKALGNIARVVPHGLLVFFPSYPVLEKSLDFWQARDLAKKLETLKPVFVEPRGKGNFSQVMDSYYARIAAPGSSGAAFLAVCRGKASEGLDFADSNGRGVVITGLPYPPRKDPRVVLKMQFLDEMRGQSGAGQFLSGHEWYRLQASRAVNQAIGRVIRHRHDYGAVFLCDHRFAHPDARAQLPSWVRPHVRVYTNFGHVVRDVAQFFRVAQKTMPVPVPRAVSPGLAAGEGVVPPAPASPLPTRQARSLDLHVPSLQRGDAGSPRSRDVVGSLCVEYVQEMGRVPKRPQGLLAALERSEQQAGEVPCGEEEHQERPAGPTATRRGGRKRIRLVSRPEGPADQTQTDKAKLFMVAVKQALSPAAFQAFAHALRDYKASDDFQALGARLRPLFGEDPKKYCLFQGFYQFVRPHHKQRFEELCLQLTGQGCLPRPAASGSSGKKELQPKLTASQGTARQLNPGEHLNQGGPHLTTGAAPAEAPGLEPSSATSEGQYLERVHRALGPGGRDQLQAVLVSYRQDGDLGKALAVVADLTTERPEDFPLLQGKATCRTPPRGLSALPAGACCPGCREQDVLFQCPSCAAQRCRPCWRPPARAARRCPVCGSAVRRRRLTQVFWPERQEWGGCAGAPQT
- the RTEL1 gene encoding regulator of telomere elongation helicase 1 isoform X5, whose product is MPRVTLRGVAVDFPFQPYPCQEEYMSRVLQCLQEKVNGILESPTGTGKTLSLLCATLAWREHLRDALSVRQIAERTAGDAVLSLDPASWGSGAAPAGDGPACYADIPKVIYASRTHSQLSQVIGELRSTCYRPRVCVLGSREQLCVHPDVRKQESCHVQIHLCRKKVATRSCHFYNNVEEKSLEKELATPILDIEDLVRAGNKHKLCPYYLARNLRQQADIIFMPYNYLLDPKSRQAHGIDLKGAVIIFDEAHNVERMCEESASFDLTPHDIASGLDTISQLLEEQARAAQQGDLGLAFSVDSPSAGLSLELEDVAKLKMVLLRLEAAIDAVQLPGDGGGVTKPGSYIFQLLAEAQITAQTKACIVDSLEQIIQQLAGRAGPFTHTAGLQKLVDIVQMVFTSDSAQDGPGSGGDLGVSQFYKVHIHPDTSQRRTAQRADAWSSPVARKSGKVLSYWCFSPGHSLRELVVRGARSIILTSGTLAPVASFAQEMQIPFPVSLENPHVIGQHQVWVGIVPKGPDGAQLSSAFDKRFSEECLSSLGKALGNIARVVPHGLLVFFPSYPVLEKSLDFWQARDLAKKLETLKPVFVEPRGKGNFSQVMDSYYARIAAPGSSGAAFLAVCRGKASEGLDFADSNGRGVVITGLPYPPRKDPRVVLKMQFLDEMRGQSGAGQFLSGHEWYRLQASRAVNQAIGRVIRHRHDYGAVFLCDHRFAHPDARAQLPSWVRPHVRVYTNFGHVVRDVAQFFRVAQKTMPVPVPRAVSPGLAAGEGVVPPAPASPLPTRQARSLDLHVPSLQRGDAGSPRSRDVVGSLCVEYVQEMGRVPKRPQGLLAALERSEQQAGEVPCGEEEHQERPAGPTATRRGGRKRIRLVSRPEGPADQTQTDKAKLFMVAVKQALSPAAFQAFAHALRDYKASDDFQALGARLRPLFGEDPKKYCLFQGFYQFVRPHHKQRFEELCLQLTGQGCLPRPAASGSSGKKELQPKLTASQGTARQLNPGEHLNQGGPHLTTGAAPAEAPGLEPSSATSEGQYLERVHRALGPGGRDQLQAVLVSYRQDGDLGKALAVVADLTTERPEDFPLLQGFGAFLRPEHRLQFLQTCCDLTGLPACPEELPGSRPGSPDPDPGTCRPGG